In the genome of Xenopus laevis strain J_2021 chromosome 1S, Xenopus_laevis_v10.1, whole genome shotgun sequence, one region contains:
- the gzma.S gene encoding granzyme A S homeolog, producing MALDKYSSTGLNQPQTSPRMGLFCFYLLFSIFLLIQINGNVCMDIINGNEATPHSRPYMALINNDAGSSCGGTLIKPNWVLTAAHCIVNNSKVILGAHNWRKREREQQRFSIARAVPHPCFDFKQKIHDIQLLQLKGVAKSNKFVSVLNLPTIDEDVKPGSICSTAGWGVTKVKGKASDVLRETNVTVVSRDKCNKIYKKIPNTEITTNMLCAGPAKKRNEDTCQGDSGGPLICDKRFSAIVSFGKTCGDPKYPGVYTRLTAKYLQWIRDITGGADW from the exons ATGGCTCTAGATAAATACAGCAGCACCGGACTAAACCAACCCCAAACATCTCCAAGAATGGGACTTTTCTGCTTCTACCTGCTCTTTAGCATTTTTCTTCTCATACAGATCAATGGAA ATGTGTGCATGGATATTATCAATGGCAATGAGGCAACTCCACATTCCAGACCGTACATGGCACTTATAAATAATGACGCTGGCTCCTCTTGTGGAGGGACACTCATTAAACCAAACTGGGTGCTAACGGCAGCTCACTGCATTGT GAACAATTCAAAGGTTATACTTGGGGCTCATAActggagaaaaagagaaagagagcagCAGAGATTTAGCATTGCCAGAGCAGTTCCACACCCATGCTTCGATTTTAAGCAAAAGATCCATGACATTCAACTTCTACAG CTCAAAGGAGTAGCAAAGTCCAACAAATTTGTCTCAGTACTTAACCTGCCAACCATAGACGAAGACGTGAAGCCTGGGAGTATTTGTAGCACTGCAGGCTGGGGAGTCACCAAAGTTAAAGGCAAAGCATCAGATGTCCTCCGAGAAACTAATGTCACTGTTGTAAGCAGAGACAAATGCAACAAAATCTATAAGAAGATTCCAAATACTGAAATAACCACCAACATGTTATGTGCAGGCCCAGCTAAAAAACGAAATGAAGATACTTGTCAG GGTGATTCTGGCGGACCACTGATTTGTGATAAAAGGTTCAGTGCAATTGTTTCGTTTGGAAAAACGTGTGGCGATCCGAAATACCCTGGTGTTTACACACGTCTGACAGCAAAGTACCTGCAGTGGATAAGGGATATAACAGGAGGGGCTGACTGGTAA